The DNA window CCCACACTCCCCTGGTTTGAGGCTCTCTTTGCtgctctgacctctgacctcctgGAGCCTCAATCActccctgtctgtaaaatgggcctgGGGGACTTGCCAGTTCTAAGAGGCCGGGCAGAGTCTCTGTGAATTCCCTGAAATAAAACTGGAAACCTCAGAAGCAGCATGTCTCTTTACTCACAGAAAGCACAGGCACAGCAGACAGAGCTCAGCCAGTAGAGCGCACAAGGCCCCTACCCTGAGGCCTTGCTCTTAGAGGGGCACATTACCAAGGAGGCCCACACCAGCTGCGGCCACAGACCGCAGGTCGCAAGCTATCCTGTGGCTCCTTGGAGCTCCTAGTTCAATTCTGTCTTCCAGATTCTCTCTAAGTGGGCTCCCCATCAGGAGGACCCAAGGCCTGCAAAGTGAGGACCCACAAAACACTTtactgccccacccccagccaggtgggaatgaaagaaagtgaagttgctcagtcgtgtccgactctttccgaccgcctggactgaagcctaccaggctcctccatccatggaattttccaggcaagagtactggagtggggtgggaatAGGCACACCTTTTCAGAGCAGAGACACTGTGGTAGGGCCAAGGCTGGGGGTGGTGTCAGAGTAGGAGGTGGGGTCAGAGTAGGAGGTGGAGTCAGGATAGGAGATGGGGCCAGAACTAGGGGTGGAGTCAGAGTAGGAGGTGGGGCCAGGATCAGGGGTGGGACCAGGACCAGGGGTGGGGTCAGAGTGGAAGATGGGGTCAGGGGTAGAGTCAGTTAGGAGGCGGGGTCAAGGTCAGGCCAGGGCAGGGCCCTAAGGGACTTGGTACTGGGAACACCAGAGGCCCCAGCCCATCCTGGGACAGCGCAGGTGAAGCAACGGTGATCTGCGCCCAGCACACAAGCTCCAGCCACAGCACGTTTTCTCTATCACCAGCCCAAGACCGCCGGGGCAAGGTTCAGGGGCAGCTGAAGCACCAGTTCAATCAGCCCTGCAGAACTTTCTTCCATCTCTCCAGGCATGGCTCCTCGGGCTTACCAGGCCCTCACAACACCTGTTCGGTGTGTTTGCTGCGCCACACCACCACACCAGTCATGGCGATGGTCAGCAGGACGGGCACGGTGATCAGCGGGATAAGAATTTCGTCTGGGGGGTCCTCCCAGTCTTGCCTGTCCACCGAGCAGTTTTGGAAGAACTGCCTATGGATGCCGGCGATGAAGCTCTCAGCCAAGGGGTTGGGCCAGTAGCAACCCACCACGTTGGTCTCCACCTCCGTGCAGTTGGTGAAGCTCTCGTAGTACCTGTGAAGGCAAGGCGTTTGACCATTCAGCTCCCCCACCACTTCTAAATTTGGCCCTGAGTTACAGGAAAGTGGGGGGCAAGTGCTGTGTGGCCACCAGTTCTCAGCATGGCCCCAGGCCACATGGGAAAAGTGGCCTCGTGCTACAACCTCTCTTGGGCCTGCTGGTCTGGCAGTATCCATCCCCCTGGCGTCCTTGCCCTGAGGTTCTCTCGCGTGGTGGCCCCATACCCTGCAAGAAACTCTGAGGCCATGAGCTCCCCAAAATATACCCCATGCCCAGTCTGCATCTCGTACGTCATCCCTGCCCTCATCATGGTCGTCCACACTGTCACCTCCTCCCTACAAGGAAAGGAACTCCCAACACCCCAGCTCTGGGCTCAGCCCCCAGGGTGCCAGCACCCCCAGGTCTTCCTAGAGGACACTCTGAGCCTGGGCTCTTTCTCCAAGGCCAAAGGTCACAGCCCCTTGACCTGCAAGGCCCTTCTCACCTAGGACCACTATATGGGCCTCCCAGGGGAAGAGATCTCTCTGAGGCCAAGAGAAAGCTGCCTCCCAGTCAAGTTAACCTGTCTTCATTAACCTGACTGGGTggtgcagggaggaggaggggcatcCCACCTGTCCTCCTCTCCGAAGTTACCTTCCTCAGCCCCCACCTGACAGGATACATGGGACCCCCTCTGCCCAGGGTCTTCCTGTCTGTGTTGACCAAACCTGGAAAGGCACGTAGCAAGCCATGAACAAGGAGCCACGTCCATCAAACAGCCAGGCCCCTGATGGTCCATATAGCCAACCAAGGGTTACCACTGGCAGTCCCCAGAATTCAATCCAAAAGCCCACTGACCGAGGATTACGGGCCTCTGGGGCTGCTGACCTAGACTGGCAGCCATTGTTCAAGATGCTCTGGTCAGAGGGCTGGTTGAATATCTGCCTCAGTGTGCCAGCTCCGACCACTGCCCACCTGGCAAAGTGCTTCACACAGGACAGGTATGGGGCAGGAAGGGGTTCCTGCCTCAGCTCCCCATGGGGGCTAGGCTTTGCAACCACCCTTCTCCTTCCGGTACTGACCCAGGAAGGGTGGCACGAGCAACAGGAAGAATCCGCTTCCTGCAGGAGCTTCCTGTACACAACCTCATCTCTGCCTGGAAAGGCAGGGGAAAACAGGGCAGCGGATCCATTCAGCCAGACCTTTCACCACTCCTCCTGGTGGTCCTGGGGCAAATGGTTTCCCAGCCCAAACATTTGGCTGGTTGGTCAGGCACACATCTGCCCGCACCCCTCAGGTAATGCAGGCAACGAAGAGCCACACAaggcaaaagaaagcaggaaacaaAGGCTACAGCCTGGAATCCATGTGCAGACCCATGATGTGGTCCTTGGGATGGGTCCAGGCTCTGGGTCGCCTCACTAACCAGGTCCTCAGGCAAACCATCACCCCCAAGACCCACCCCTCCCACTGGGCCCCATCACCCCAGAGCTTCTAACCCAACACCCTGCAGAGCCCCCACCCGCCCCAGAGCTCAGTGCAACTGAGACAAGGTACAAGGAGCAGGACGTGGAGGGTGATTTGAGGCCCGTGTGACCCCCGTGCACAGAAAACAGTACAAGGTAGCAGCTTAGGGCTCAGGATGTCAAACCGATATCTTCTAATCTCAGCTTGGCTGACCATCTTCCTGACTTTGCCCACATTGCttagcctccctgagcctcagtttctccacctgta is part of the Ovis aries strain OAR_USU_Benz2616 breed Rambouillet chromosome 4, ARS-UI_Ramb_v3.0, whole genome shotgun sequence genome and encodes:
- the RAMP3 gene encoding receptor activity-modifying protein 3 encodes the protein MGTRALRRPYFFPLLLLLLLCGESPPVGGCNEKRMLAMLPRCGKTFAEKMMKVEVWKWCNLSEFIVYYESFTNCTEVETNVVGCYWPNPLAESFIAGIHRQFFQNCSVDRQDWEDPPDEILIPLITVPVLLTIAMTGVVVWRSKHTEQVL